One stretch of Candidatus Bathyarchaeia archaeon DNA includes these proteins:
- a CDS encoding zinc-ribbon domain-containing protein, whose protein sequence is MVYCSNCGKEIPQNAGFCPNCGTKARIEPPSATPSDEMREALTKMSIEMEKAFSIAAKQVQEAFKTAKDNVQKTVYKEPIVCPNCGEKNVANATYCFKCGKNLSETEPAKPTEGN, encoded by the coding sequence ATGGTTTATTGTTCTAATTGTGGAAAAGAAATACCTCAAAACGCCGGTTTCTGCCCCAACTGCGGCACTAAAGCAAGAATTGAACCTCCATCCGCAACACCCTCCGACGAAATGAGGGAAGCACTCACCAAAATGAGCATAGAGATGGAAAAAGCCTTCAGTATAGCAGCAAAACAGGTCCAGGAAGCCTTCAAAACCGCAAAGGATAACGTGCAGAAAACAGTTTACAAGGAACCTATTGTTTGCCCTAACTGTGGAGAAAAAAACGTAGCTAACGCTACTTACTGCTTTAAATGTGGCAAAAACCTCTCCGAAACAGAACCTGCTAAACCAACTGAAGGCAACTAA
- a CDS encoding nucleotide exchange factor GrpE, protein MCHNKNGVEEQNKQQKNDLEDQILLEKKRSEEYLTRLKYLQADFENMRKRCDRQIEEVSQYSNERLVIQLLDVVDELELAIKTAQTAQTAQALIEGVQMTLKRLRKVLELEGVTPIESVGKPFDPTRHNAIAAEEREDVEVCMVTEEVRKGYQMKEKVIRPSIVKVAVKKAQSQNKEEKKNEST, encoded by the coding sequence ATGTGTCACAATAAAAATGGAGTGGAAGAACAAAACAAGCAGCAAAAAAACGATTTAGAAGACCAAATACTGCTGGAAAAGAAACGCAGTGAAGAATACTTGACGCGTCTAAAGTATTTGCAGGCAGATTTTGAGAACATGCGCAAACGGTGTGACCGACAAATAGAGGAAGTCAGTCAATATAGCAATGAACGCCTAGTTATACAGTTACTTGATGTGGTGGACGAGTTGGAGTTGGCCATCAAAACCGCACAGACCGCTCAAACAGCTCAAGCGCTGATTGAAGGGGTCCAGATGACGCTGAAGCGGTTGCGAAAAGTTCTTGAACTAGAAGGAGTCACTCCAATAGAAAGCGTCGGAAAGCCTTTTGACCCCACCAGACACAACGCCATCGCAGCCGAAGAACGCGAAGACGTAGAAGTGTGTATGGTAACTGAGGAAGTCAGAAAAGGCTACCAGATGAAAGAGAAAGTAATACGACCAAGTATAGTCAAAGTAGCAGTAAAAAAAGCGCAGTCACAAAATAAAGAGGAAAAGAAAAATGAGTCAACCTAA
- a CDS encoding exosortase/archaeosortase family protein: MQPSKPQFGKIASAITQHRVAVALKFSVIATAVIALYFEDLTLVFKGALVDESSFHILAIPLLFAYLLIRKRKMINASLKSHVNQAGGIGQYLSPLAGISLCAVAILVYWYGSYTFIPLEYHMFTLPFLTAGLTLLLFNFQTLKQLLFPIAFLTFLAPPPVEILYGVGSALANISASASNALANLFGLGTTLSTNYGSPIITLTRPDNSVIQFSVDVACSGIYSIIGFIIFALFIAYITRGKFLNKAAVIIMGIPLIIALNIIRITTILGIGYGYGEALALEVFHAVGATVLMFIGTLILLAVTEKVFKKPAPPEPCPTCTPTPANPVRPFCINCGKLFKYPQTKITRFDMAKIVGILAVVVMLLSIQTPVFALTQGPAQVIYETPNGIEVDTTNSMLPEIPGYTLNYIYRDTAFEELAGQDASVVYAYNPIDRSKSTIWTTLEIAPSVSSEHRWETCLINFPLSQGQQASVDQLDLRDVQIQENPPITARYFAFEYKSTNQIQVVLYWYETAAFNVNGTTQTKSIKISLVVYPSSVDGVSAAEDEEFPIAVAINNHWQPIKTWTGVALALSQNGLSLSIVASAILVLLVLYGIYLDYRTRQSLANLYNKLPTKEQQLVQAVAKTKRIKNLTIHDIAKQYEAISQESISDDELTHRLEEIEKTGLIKQVLVNKSDTPTFVWRSQVLNYL; this comes from the coding sequence ATGCAACCCTCTAAACCTCAATTCGGAAAGATAGCTTCAGCGATAACTCAGCATAGAGTAGCTGTTGCCCTCAAGTTTTCAGTAATAGCTACAGCAGTAATCGCGTTGTATTTTGAAGATTTAACTTTGGTTTTCAAAGGAGCTTTAGTTGACGAATCGTCATTCCATATACTCGCTATCCCTCTCCTCTTCGCTTATTTGTTGATAAGAAAAAGAAAAATGATAAATGCCTCCCTCAAGTCCCATGTGAATCAGGCGGGCGGGATTGGGCAATATCTTAGCCCTCTTGCAGGGATATCTTTGTGTGCAGTGGCCATACTTGTATATTGGTATGGGAGCTACACGTTCATACCGTTAGAGTACCACATGTTTACCCTACCGTTTCTGACGGCGGGTTTAACTCTTTTACTGTTTAACTTTCAAACTCTAAAACAGCTTCTTTTTCCCATAGCCTTTCTTACTTTCCTTGCGCCTCCGCCAGTTGAAATTCTCTACGGCGTTGGTTCTGCTTTGGCAAACATCAGTGCCTCAGCCTCTAACGCTTTAGCAAACTTGTTTGGGCTGGGGACAACGTTATCAACTAATTATGGGAGCCCCATTATTACCCTCACTCGACCAGACAATTCAGTTATACAGTTCAGTGTGGATGTTGCTTGCTCAGGAATCTACAGCATAATCGGCTTCATTATATTCGCTTTGTTCATCGCGTACATAACACGTGGCAAATTTCTCAACAAAGCCGCCGTCATAATAATGGGGATTCCATTAATTATAGCGCTTAACATAATTCGCATCACAACCATTTTAGGAATCGGCTACGGCTACGGTGAAGCCTTAGCGCTGGAAGTCTTTCACGCTGTAGGTGCCACTGTCCTCATGTTTATCGGTACCCTGATACTGCTTGCAGTAACGGAGAAAGTCTTCAAAAAACCTGCGCCTCCAGAGCCCTGTCCAACGTGCACTCCTACACCCGCGAATCCTGTTCGGCCTTTCTGCATTAACTGCGGAAAACTTTTCAAGTATCCCCAAACTAAGATAACTCGTTTTGATATGGCGAAAATTGTGGGAATACTCGCTGTAGTTGTAATGCTTCTGTCAATTCAAACACCCGTCTTTGCCTTGACTCAAGGACCCGCTCAGGTAATATATGAAACCCCAAATGGTATAGAAGTCGACACCACCAACTCAATGCTGCCTGAGATACCTGGTTATACTTTGAACTACATCTATCGCGATACCGCCTTTGAGGAGCTTGCTGGTCAAGATGCTTCAGTTGTTTACGCCTATAATCCTATTGATAGATCGAAGTCAACTATTTGGACGACTCTAGAAATCGCGCCTAGCGTTTCATCCGAGCACAGGTGGGAGACCTGTCTCATCAATTTTCCTCTTAGCCAAGGTCAACAGGCGAGCGTAGATCAGCTTGACCTTCGGGATGTTCAAATTCAAGAGAACCCGCCCATCACGGCTCGTTATTTTGCTTTTGAATACAAAAGCACCAACCAAATTCAAGTTGTCCTCTACTGGTACGAAACCGCTGCATTCAACGTGAATGGAACAACGCAGACTAAAAGCATAAAAATTAGCTTAGTTGTTTACCCGTCATCTGTGGATGGTGTGTCTGCAGCTGAAGATGAAGAATTCCCCATAGCAGTGGCAATCAACAATCATTGGCAGCCTATAAAAACTTGGACTGGTGTAGCCTTAGCATTAAGCCAAAATGGTCTTTCTCTATCAATTGTAGCCAGCGCAATTCTGGTGTTACTTGTTCTTTACGGTATTTACTTGGATTACCGGACAAGGCAGTCGTTGGCGAATCTCTACAATAAACTTCCCACAAAGGAGCAGCAACTTGTTCAAGCCGTTGCCAAAACAAAGCGAATTAAAAATCTAACAATTCACGATATCGCTAAACAGTATGAAGCTATCTCGCAGGAGTCCATTTCTGACGATGAGCTAACCCACCGACTTGAAGAGATAGAAAAAACAGGCTTAATTAAGCAGGTGCTTGTTAACAAGAGCGATACGCCGACATTTGTCTGGAGAAGCCAGGTACTCAACTACCTTTAG
- the dnaK gene encoding molecular chaperone DnaK, with amino-acid sequence MSQPKTGEKILGIDLGTTNSAAAIYENGRPTVIPSAEGPTMAGKMFPSVVAFTKDGQLLVGEPAKRQATANPNGTIFEIKRKMGTKQKVTMNGKEYTPQQISAFILQKIKKDAETYLGTPVNKAVITVPAHFDDNQRQATKDAGEIAGFEVMRIINEPTAACLAYGIDKLEKEMKILVFSFGGGTHDVTVMDFGKGVFQVLSTSGDTQLGGTDVDKAVMGYVIEEFKRQTGVDVTNDQMATARLKEAAEKAKIELTTLTTTDIDLPFLTATNAGPQHLHLTLTRTKLEALAQPIVQKTERTILKALEDAKLTPQTVDKIILIGGMTRMPLVQRFVEQILGKSPERGLDPMECVAIGASIQGAVLTGEVHDILLLDVTPLSLGVETMGGIFTKVIDKNTTIPTKKSQVFTTAADFQTAVTIHVLQGERQMSADNVSLGMFNLEGIPPSPRGVPQIEVIFDIDANGMLNVTAKDRGTGKENRIRITASSRLSKEDKERMVKEAEQFADQDKKKREEAELRNSADSMVYTAEKTKKDLADKLTSEQSGKIDTAVNALKDALAKADLTAIKEKTDELGKVLQEVGTVIYQQAAAQAQAQQQAQGEQAGPQTQEQPGQQQGHPGQEQSSGDKVVDSEDYKVK; translated from the coding sequence ATGAGTCAACCTAAAACGGGAGAAAAAATTTTAGGAATCGACCTTGGAACAACAAACTCAGCAGCAGCCATCTACGAGAACGGCAGACCCACCGTGATTCCCAGCGCAGAGGGACCAACAATGGCGGGCAAAATGTTCCCCTCAGTGGTTGCTTTCACCAAAGACGGGCAACTTTTAGTTGGGGAACCTGCCAAACGTCAAGCCACCGCCAACCCTAATGGAACCATTTTTGAAATTAAACGGAAAATGGGAACAAAACAAAAAGTAACCATGAACGGCAAAGAATACACGCCCCAACAAATCAGCGCCTTTATCCTTCAAAAAATCAAGAAAGACGCTGAAACCTATCTGGGCACCCCAGTCAACAAAGCCGTCATAACGGTTCCCGCCCACTTCGATGATAACCAAAGGCAAGCAACCAAAGACGCTGGCGAAATCGCGGGCTTTGAAGTTATGCGCATAATCAACGAACCAACAGCCGCGTGCCTTGCCTATGGTATTGACAAGCTGGAAAAAGAAATGAAAATTTTGGTTTTCAGCTTCGGAGGCGGAACCCACGACGTAACCGTCATGGATTTTGGCAAAGGCGTCTTCCAAGTCTTATCCACCAGTGGTGACACCCAACTCGGCGGAACCGACGTTGACAAAGCAGTCATGGGCTACGTTATTGAAGAATTCAAACGTCAAACGGGTGTTGACGTAACCAACGACCAAATGGCGACTGCCAGACTTAAGGAAGCGGCAGAAAAAGCCAAAATCGAATTAACCACGCTCACAACCACCGACATCGACCTTCCCTTCTTAACGGCAACCAACGCTGGACCTCAACACCTTCACCTCACCTTAACCCGAACCAAACTGGAAGCCTTAGCTCAACCCATTGTGCAAAAAACTGAACGCACCATCCTTAAAGCCCTTGAAGACGCAAAGCTAACCCCACAAACTGTAGATAAAATCATTTTAATTGGCGGCATGACCCGTATGCCCTTGGTTCAACGGTTTGTGGAGCAGATTTTGGGCAAATCACCAGAACGCGGCTTAGACCCCATGGAATGCGTCGCCATAGGAGCATCCATACAAGGCGCAGTCCTCACAGGCGAGGTCCACGATATTCTCCTGTTAGATGTTACGCCCCTTTCGTTGGGTGTGGAAACCATGGGCGGCATCTTCACCAAAGTCATCGACAAAAACACCACCATCCCTACCAAGAAGTCACAGGTTTTCACAACCGCCGCAGACTTCCAAACCGCCGTAACCATCCATGTACTGCAAGGCGAACGACAAATGTCAGCAGACAACGTTTCGCTGGGCATGTTCAACTTAGAAGGCATTCCACCCTCACCCAGAGGCGTGCCCCAAATCGAAGTAATTTTTGACATCGACGCCAATGGCATGCTCAACGTCACTGCAAAAGACCGAGGAACAGGCAAAGAAAACCGCATCCGCATAACCGCCTCAAGCAGGCTCTCCAAAGAAGACAAAGAACGGATGGTTAAAGAAGCCGAGCAGTTCGCAGACCAAGACAAGAAGAAAAGGGAAGAAGCCGAACTGCGAAACAGCGCTGACAGCATGGTTTACACTGCGGAGAAAACCAAGAAGGACTTAGCGGACAAACTCACCTCTGAGCAAAGTGGCAAAATTGACACCGCTGTTAATGCACTAAAAGACGCACTGGCAAAGGCAGACTTAACCGCCATCAAAGAGAAAACTGACGAGTTAGGCAAGGTGCTTCAGGAAGTTGGCACAGTGATTTACCAGCAAGCAGCTGCTCAAGCACAGGCACAGCAACAGGCTCAAGGCGAACAAGCAGGACCACAAACGCAGGAACAACCAGGACAACAACAAGGACATCCCGGTCAGGAGCAGTCTTCAGGCGACAAAGTTGTCGATTCTGAAGATTACAAAGTGAAGTAA
- a CDS encoding SDR family NAD(P)-dependent oxidoreductase, with product MCMKNVLVTGGAGFIGSNLVPLLIQKGYHVTVFDNLTTGKLENLSKSQGETTFRFVKGDIRNPQDLNNALLGIDAVVHLAALIDVTASVQNPELNNAVNVAGTLNVLQQSTKQGVKKLVFASSTAVYGDVKTLPVTETTSLHPLSPYAASKAAGEAYCQAFHRCYGIGAVSLRFFNVYGPKNENSPYSGVITKFLRKAKDGKALTVEGDGEQTRDFIHVSDIAQALALALEAKDVGGEVFNVCTGQPTSINDLVGALSVVTQRELDVVHGPPRIGDIRFSYGDASKASIQLGFNAKVTLQEGLANLVANS from the coding sequence ATGTGTATGAAGAACGTTTTAGTTACTGGCGGAGCTGGCTTTATCGGCTCCAATCTGGTGCCGTTGCTTATCCAAAAGGGCTACCACGTAACCGTTTTTGATAACTTAACAACAGGAAAACTTGAGAACCTCTCCAAAAGTCAAGGCGAAACAACTTTTCGTTTCGTAAAGGGCGACATACGCAACCCCCAAGACCTAAACAACGCCCTCTTAGGTATCGATGCAGTGGTTCATCTGGCTGCCCTCATCGACGTAACCGCGTCAGTCCAAAACCCCGAATTAAATAACGCAGTTAACGTCGCAGGAACACTTAACGTTCTTCAGCAATCTACAAAACAAGGCGTTAAAAAGCTTGTTTTTGCGTCTTCAACCGCTGTTTATGGTGACGTTAAAACTCTGCCGGTTACGGAAACTACTTCTTTGCATCCTCTTTCTCCTTATGCTGCTTCGAAGGCTGCTGGTGAAGCTTATTGTCAAGCCTTCCACCGATGCTATGGCATTGGGGCGGTGTCTTTGCGGTTTTTCAACGTTTACGGTCCTAAAAACGAGAACAGCCCCTACAGTGGTGTCATCACAAAGTTTCTTCGTAAAGCAAAAGACGGGAAAGCTTTAACTGTGGAGGGTGACGGTGAGCAAACTCGTGATTTCATTCACGTTAGTGATATTGCTCAAGCTTTAGCTTTGGCGTTAGAAGCCAAGGACGTGGGTGGCGAGGTTTTTAACGTGTGTACGGGGCAACCCACAAGTATCAACGACTTAGTTGGTGCGTTAAGTGTGGTAACTCAGCGTGAACTTGATGTTGTGCATGGCCCACCCCGCATAGGCGATATACGTTTCAGTTACGGGGATGCCTCTAAAGCCTCCATACAGCTTGGGTTTAATGCAAAAGTTACTTTGCAAGAAGGGTTAGCCAATCTGGTAGCTAACTCCTAA
- a CDS encoding oligosaccharide flippase family protein, whose translation MSKAAAIAKVSAKSSFHYLWGLVISTLISSVGTIFIARMLNPDQYGLYLVVLTVPNLLVTFGNLGMNSAIIRFTAQFRAEGRTDEIRSIYLSGILFQLVLGLILTFFSFFFADFLATNLFSRPAIAPLIQIVSFAVLANSIVVTATATFTGYEKMELNSIMLIVQSVFKTALIIGLVALGFGAAGATIGFTSGVIFASIVGMILIWTIYRRLPKPYSHKLEIKAYLTAMLTYCLPLSVVTVISGLLPQFYAFLLPIHYATDNTMIGNYGVAMNFVVLITFFSIPITSMLFPAFSKLDPEKDIDALKSAFQFSVKYASLLVVPVTAIVICLSQPAVETLFGTVYNTAPLFLALLAIQYLYTALGNLSLSGFLNGQGKTKYVLKLALLNGSIGFPMGYLLIMAYGVIGLIVTTLVSALPGIFLGLRFIQKNYGITVDWLSSAKILFSSAIAASVTYAAISLMHFSSWITLILGVLLFIVVFIPSALLTRSINQFDIVNLCDMTSSLGTVGKILKTILGIFGKLMTYFKL comes from the coding sequence ATGAGCAAGGCCGCGGCCATAGCGAAAGTTTCAGCTAAGAGTAGCTTTCACTACCTATGGGGACTAGTAATCTCAACTCTGATCTCGTCAGTAGGGACAATATTCATCGCTCGCATGCTAAACCCTGACCAATACGGACTATACTTGGTCGTATTAACGGTCCCTAACCTTCTCGTCACGTTCGGGAACTTGGGCATGAACTCCGCTATCATACGATTCACAGCTCAATTCCGTGCGGAAGGTAGAACCGACGAAATCCGAAGCATATACTTGTCGGGTATACTATTCCAACTTGTCTTGGGCTTAATACTTACCTTTTTCTCGTTCTTTTTTGCAGATTTCTTGGCAACAAACCTGTTCAGCCGTCCAGCTATCGCGCCACTTATCCAAATTGTTTCTTTTGCGGTTCTAGCTAACAGTATAGTGGTCACCGCTACAGCTACCTTTACTGGTTACGAAAAAATGGAACTCAATAGCATAATGCTCATTGTCCAAAGTGTCTTCAAAACAGCACTCATAATAGGTTTAGTTGCCTTAGGATTTGGAGCTGCAGGCGCCACAATCGGCTTCACTTCAGGAGTAATATTCGCAAGCATAGTTGGTATGATCCTAATTTGGACCATCTATAGACGTTTGCCTAAACCTTACTCACATAAACTTGAAATAAAAGCGTACTTAACCGCTATGCTAACATATTGCCTACCATTGTCTGTCGTAACCGTCATAAGCGGGCTTCTTCCACAGTTTTATGCTTTTCTTCTGCCAATTCATTACGCAACCGACAACACAATGATTGGCAACTACGGAGTAGCCATGAACTTCGTTGTTCTAATAACCTTTTTTTCAATTCCAATAACAAGTATGCTTTTCCCAGCATTCTCTAAACTGGACCCCGAAAAAGATATAGACGCTCTAAAAAGTGCTTTTCAATTTTCCGTCAAATATGCTTCACTATTGGTTGTGCCAGTAACCGCTATAGTGATATGTTTATCGCAACCTGCCGTAGAAACGCTTTTCGGAACTGTTTACAATACAGCTCCGCTTTTTCTTGCACTGCTTGCCATTCAGTATTTATATACTGCTCTGGGCAACTTGAGTTTGAGTGGTTTTCTGAATGGTCAAGGCAAAACAAAATACGTTTTAAAGCTAGCCTTACTGAATGGGTCTATTGGTTTTCCTATGGGCTACCTTTTGATTATGGCTTATGGCGTCATTGGTTTAATTGTCACGACTCTTGTGTCTGCGCTGCCTGGAATCTTTCTTGGGTTACGTTTTATTCAAAAAAACTATGGGATTACGGTCGATTGGCTTTCTTCTGCAAAAATTCTGTTTTCGTCTGCTATTGCTGCATCAGTAACTTATGCTGCAATTTCTTTGATGCATTTTTCCAGCTGGATTACGCTAATACTGGGTGTATTACTTTTCATTGTTGTCTTTATTCCATCAGCTCTGCTTACTAGGTCAATTAACCAGTTTGACATTGTAAACCTGTGTGACATGACAAGCAGTCTGGGTACAGTTGGAAAAATCCTGAAAACAATCTTGGGTATTTTCGGGAAGCTCATGACCTACTTTAAACTTTGA
- the dnaJ gene encoding molecular chaperone DnaJ, which produces MAEKRDYYEVLGLSRDASKDQIKDAYRKLAMQYHPDRNKAPEAEDKFKEISEAYAVLSDDQKRQKYDTLGHSGFDQQYTQEDIFRGADFNDIFRDVGGGFSDIFRMFFGGGFGGGDYGGQRVNRGQDLLYEMSITLEEAAQGIQKEIEIPRTEQCEVCGGSGAAPGTQPTTCPRCSGAGRVQNRRQSMFGTFVQVTPCPQCKGKGKIIEIPCKNCNGSGLVKKRRKITVTVPVGIDEGYQLRLRGEGDMAEYGGEAGDLYVLVHILPNDLFVRNGDDLHYVLMIGFPQAALGTEVQVPTLEGPAPLKIKAGTQVGDVIRLKGKGMPRFRGYGKGDLLIQVGIAVPEKLTGKQRELLDQLAKEFGEDIQQKKHRFF; this is translated from the coding sequence ATGGCAGAGAAAAGAGACTACTACGAAGTTCTGGGTTTATCCAGAGATGCATCAAAAGACCAAATTAAAGATGCTTATCGAAAACTGGCTATGCAGTATCACCCAGACCGCAACAAAGCCCCTGAAGCTGAAGACAAATTTAAAGAAATCTCGGAAGCTTACGCAGTTCTTTCCGACGACCAAAAGCGGCAAAAGTACGACACGCTGGGCCACTCAGGCTTTGACCAGCAATACACGCAGGAAGACATCTTCCGAGGCGCTGACTTTAACGACATCTTCCGTGACGTAGGCGGAGGATTCAGTGATATTTTCCGCATGTTCTTCGGAGGAGGTTTTGGAGGCGGAGACTACGGCGGACAACGTGTTAACCGAGGACAAGACCTGCTTTACGAAATGAGCATTACGTTAGAAGAAGCTGCTCAAGGCATCCAAAAAGAAATTGAGATTCCACGAACTGAACAATGCGAGGTCTGCGGTGGGTCCGGAGCCGCACCGGGAACGCAGCCGACAACTTGTCCCCGATGCAGCGGAGCAGGCAGAGTTCAAAACAGGCGGCAAAGCATGTTTGGCACGTTTGTTCAAGTTACTCCTTGCCCACAATGTAAGGGAAAAGGAAAGATAATCGAAATACCATGCAAGAACTGCAACGGGTCAGGGTTAGTTAAAAAACGCAGGAAAATCACGGTAACGGTTCCCGTCGGTATTGACGAGGGCTATCAGCTACGGCTTCGCGGCGAAGGTGACATGGCTGAATACGGAGGCGAAGCGGGTGACCTCTACGTGTTGGTTCACATATTACCCAATGACCTGTTTGTACGTAACGGGGACGACCTGCACTACGTTTTGATGATTGGTTTTCCACAGGCAGCATTAGGCACTGAAGTTCAGGTGCCCACCCTTGAGGGACCAGCCCCGCTTAAAATCAAAGCAGGAACCCAGGTAGGCGACGTAATACGGCTAAAGGGCAAGGGAATGCCAAGATTCCGCGGCTACGGCAAAGGCGACTTGCTTATTCAAGTAGGTATAGCAGTACCAGAAAAACTCACAGGCAAGCAACGGGAACTGTTAGACCAATTAGCCAAAGAATTCGGCGAGGACATACAGCAGAAAAAGCACCGCTTTTTTTAG
- a CDS encoding dTDP-4-dehydrorhamnose 3,5-epimerase family protein produces the protein MLPGVIIKPFKRIPDERGTFTEVFRNDWLDLLGGDVPAQANLSTTFPGIIRAWHRHKRGQVDYFIAIKGTIKIGIFDDETGELDEIISTGTLPQVVRVPGYFWHGFKAVGDEQVMLLYFTTNLYDCADPDEERRPWNDTTLIPKLINGKTNDSRIGKTWDWNYPPHK, from the coding sequence ATGTTACCCGGAGTTATAATTAAACCATTCAAAAGAATACCTGACGAAAGAGGAACCTTTACTGAAGTTTTCAGGAACGACTGGCTGGACTTGCTAGGTGGTGACGTTCCAGCTCAAGCCAATCTATCTACAACTTTTCCTGGCATAATTCGCGCTTGGCACCGACACAAGCGCGGTCAAGTTGACTACTTTATTGCTATTAAAGGCACAATAAAAATCGGTATTTTTGATGACGAAACAGGCGAACTTGATGAAATTATTTCGACAGGAACCTTGCCGCAAGTGGTGCGTGTGCCTGGCTATTTTTGGCATGGTTTTAAGGCGGTTGGTGATGAACAGGTGATGCTGCTGTATTTCACTACTAACTTGTACGATTGTGCTGACCCTGATGAGGAGCGTCGACCTTGGAATGACACGACTTTAATTCCTAAACTCATTAATGGCAAGACTAATGATTCTCGTATTGGTAAAACTTGGGATTGGAATTATCCTCCTCATAAGTGA
- a CDS encoding glycosyltransferase family 2 protein: MQIQEKEAYKNLGSTSEDCSRFNSTLVLIAALNEEEGIGLTITEVQKHLIGPRILVVDGNSDDRTVDVSKDLGADVLFQDGKGKGDALSKGLEYTDEDVDYLVITDADFTYPAEYLPEMIDVLAKNPNVGMVCGNRFNGNVDDNALRSRFYLGNKLLCFAHKVLNGVSMKDPLTGLRVVRAALLRGFVFKSKSFDVEVELNHLIEQKGYQIVEVPIQYRKRVGEKKLKMKHGATILKRILLQAFS; the protein is encoded by the coding sequence TTGCAGATACAGGAAAAAGAAGCATACAAAAATCTTGGCTCTACTTCAGAAGATTGCTCTCGTTTCAACTCAACGTTAGTTTTGATTGCCGCTTTAAATGAGGAAGAAGGCATCGGGCTGACAATCACTGAGGTTCAAAAGCATCTTATTGGTCCTCGAATTTTGGTTGTTGATGGGAACAGTGATGACCGGACAGTTGATGTCTCCAAAGATTTGGGTGCAGATGTACTCTTCCAGGATGGAAAAGGCAAAGGTGATGCGCTTTCAAAAGGGCTTGAATACACCGATGAAGATGTTGACTATTTAGTTATTACCGATGCCGATTTTACTTATCCCGCTGAATATTTACCCGAAATGATTGATGTGTTGGCGAAGAACCCGAATGTTGGCATGGTTTGTGGGAATCGCTTCAACGGGAACGTGGACGATAACGCTCTTCGAAGCCGGTTCTACCTTGGGAATAAACTGTTGTGCTTTGCTCATAAGGTCCTCAACGGTGTGTCAATGAAAGATCCTCTTACTGGATTGCGGGTGGTCCGTGCGGCTTTGCTCAGAGGTTTCGTTTTTAAGTCTAAGAGCTTTGACGTAGAGGTCGAATTGAACCACTTGATTGAACAAAAGGGATATCAAATCGTCGAAGTGCCAATACAGTATAGAAAAAGAGTTGGTGAAAAGAAGTTGAAAATGAAACATGGCGCAACTATTCTGAAAAGAATTTTGTTGCAAGCTTTTTCATAG